One region of Bombus affinis isolate iyBomAffi1 chromosome 3, iyBomAffi1.2, whole genome shotgun sequence genomic DNA includes:
- the LOC126914044 gene encoding transcription factor SPT20 homolog isoform X2 — MRIISLVIPLCLLLLIEAKRVEIRPRIAEPQVYYEEDDSQAAEDDYNPAVYQPRTRALPSPRSKDALHSSKPPPVQTIRNYNKVNDDGSFTFGYEAADGSFKEETRGTDCVVRGKYGYIDPDGNKREFTYVSGNPCDPNAPKDDEDDLADKQEEDDISGPANYPSVRPIPRPVSSRPAYQQPTTRAPTTIFQTQYQLDDDASQELGDEDLVKPSQLRPNAYRTAQQPTYVQVTPSTALYEPSPTASPALYRLASSTTQYQSTASPILRAQPTVSSTAYQTLETTTRRPVARHPKPQSVAITPRPHVAQVAAQYVSPSSTERPALAYTRPSAVTVSPNLRSTTASSTSHLDFAAELERYVNTVGVASPKPVQPSSQPSKVKLAGQSPITASAADPIYQSELVYDPATAQPQSYLGLQQLQQLQPQQPQRQSPLYKQPATQSAQSAPAAAISQPQEVLYRKQQAQLLQQSQQLYAQQQRRQQQQQQQQQQQQSAQSHRLQLLESQTQPQSFYYVAPARSSSAASAPLSVGQIDHYLRASRY; from the exons GTAATCCCATTATGCCTTCTGCTGCTAATAGAAGCAAAGCGAGTGGAGATCCGGCCTCGTATTGCAGAACCGCAAGTTTATTACGAAGAAGACGACAGTCAGGCGGCTGAAGACGATTATAACCCAGCAGTCTACCAACCACGTACCCGTGCCCTTCCTTCGCCACGTTCGAAGGACGCTCTGCACTCATCCAAGCCACCACCAGTCCAGACCATTCGCAATTACAACAAGGTCAACGACGACGGATCTTTCACTTTCGGCTACGAGGCAGCCGATGGTTCGTTCAAGGAGGAAACTCGTGGAACCGATTGCGTAGTGCGCGGTAAATACGGTTACATCGATCCTGATGGTAATAAAAGAGAGTTCACCTACGTATCCGGCAATCCTTGCGATCCAAATGCACCAAAGGATGACGAAGACGATCTTGCCGACAAGCAAGAAGAAGACGATATCTCTGGACCAGCTAACTATCCATCCGTGAGACCAATACCAAGACCAGTATCATCGAGACCAGCATATCAACAACCTACCACGCGAGCACCCACGACGATCTTTCAAACGCAATATCAATTAGACGACGATGCTAGTCAAGAGTTGGGCGATGAAGACCTCGTTAAGCCATCGCAGTTAAGACCAAATGCTTACAGAACGGCTCAACAGCCGACCTACGTTCAAGTCACACCGTCGACAGCTCTTTACGAGCCATCGCCCACGGCCAGTCCTGCTCTCTACAGATTAGCTTCCTCGACGACCCAATATCAGAGCACAGCATCGCCCATTCTCCGTGCCCAGCCTACAGTATCATCGACAGCGTATCAAACTCTCGAAACGACGACTCGCCGCCCAGTCGCCCGTCACCCAAAGCCGCAATCGGTCGCAATCACTCCCCGACCCCACGTTGCACAAGTAGCTGCCCAATATGTGTCCCCTAGTAGCACCGAGCGCCCAGCATTAGCGTACACTCGTCCCTCGGCCGTCACTGTATCGCCTAATCTGCGCAGCACAACCGCATCTAGCACATCTCACCTTGACTTTGCCGCCGAGCTCGAGCGTTACGTGAACACCGTCGGCGTAGCCAGCCCTAAGCCCGTTCAACCGTCGTCCCAACCATCGAAAGTAAAATTAGCCGGTCAATCGCCGATCACCGCCTCCGCCGCCGACCCCATCTACCAGTCGGAGCTCGTTTACGATCCCGCTACCG CCCAGCCCCAGTCCTACCTTGGACTCCAGCAGCTGCAGCAGCTTCAGCCCCAGCAGCCCCAGCGTCAGTCCCCGCTTTATAAGCAACCGGCAACCCAGTCGGCTCAATCCGCCCCCGCAGCAGCTATCAGCCAACCCCAGGAAGTGCTGTACAGGAAGCAGCAAGCTCAACTGCTGCAGCAGTCACAGCAGCTCTACGCTCAACAACAAAGACgtcagcaacagcagcaacaacaacaacaacagcaacaatcCGCTCAGTCGCATAGGCTTCAGCTGCTCGAGTCTCAGACGCAACCCCAGTCGTTCTACTACGTCGCCCCTGCGAGGTCCTCCAGCGCTGCCAGTGCACCTCTCTCCGTAGGTCAGATCGATCACTATCTTCGGGCCTCTCGTTACTGA
- the LOC126914044 gene encoding mediator of RNA polymerase II transcription subunit 12-like isoform X1, with protein sequence MRIISLVIPLCLLLLIEAKRVEIRPRIAEPQVYYEEDDSQAAEDDYNPAVYQPRTRALPSPRSKDALHSSKPPPVQTIRNYNKVNDDGSFTFGYEAADGSFKEETRGTDCVVRGKYGYIDPDGNKREFTYVSGNPCDPNAPKDDEDDLADKQEEDDISGPANYPSVRPIPRPVSSRPAYQQPTTRAPTTIFQTQYQLDDDASQELGDEDLVKPSQLRPNAYRTAQQPTYVQVTPSTALYEPSPTASPALYRLASSTTQYQSTASPILRAQPTVSSTAYQTLETTTRRPVARHPKPQSVAITPRPHVAQVAAQYVSPSSTERPALAYTRPSAVTVSPNLRSTTASSTSHLDFAAELERYVNTVGVASPKPVQPSSQPSKVKLAGQSPITASAADPIYQSELVYDPATGQYNTQLYQTLPQTVGDFTLSHKLQPFVAQPQSYLGLQQLQQLQPQQPQRQSPLYKQPATQSAQSAPAAAISQPQEVLYRKQQAQLLQQSQQLYAQQQRRQQQQQQQQQQQQSAQSHRLQLLESQTQPQSFYYVAPARSSSAASAPLSVGQIDHYLRASRY encoded by the coding sequence GTAATCCCATTATGCCTTCTGCTGCTAATAGAAGCAAAGCGAGTGGAGATCCGGCCTCGTATTGCAGAACCGCAAGTTTATTACGAAGAAGACGACAGTCAGGCGGCTGAAGACGATTATAACCCAGCAGTCTACCAACCACGTACCCGTGCCCTTCCTTCGCCACGTTCGAAGGACGCTCTGCACTCATCCAAGCCACCACCAGTCCAGACCATTCGCAATTACAACAAGGTCAACGACGACGGATCTTTCACTTTCGGCTACGAGGCAGCCGATGGTTCGTTCAAGGAGGAAACTCGTGGAACCGATTGCGTAGTGCGCGGTAAATACGGTTACATCGATCCTGATGGTAATAAAAGAGAGTTCACCTACGTATCCGGCAATCCTTGCGATCCAAATGCACCAAAGGATGACGAAGACGATCTTGCCGACAAGCAAGAAGAAGACGATATCTCTGGACCAGCTAACTATCCATCCGTGAGACCAATACCAAGACCAGTATCATCGAGACCAGCATATCAACAACCTACCACGCGAGCACCCACGACGATCTTTCAAACGCAATATCAATTAGACGACGATGCTAGTCAAGAGTTGGGCGATGAAGACCTCGTTAAGCCATCGCAGTTAAGACCAAATGCTTACAGAACGGCTCAACAGCCGACCTACGTTCAAGTCACACCGTCGACAGCTCTTTACGAGCCATCGCCCACGGCCAGTCCTGCTCTCTACAGATTAGCTTCCTCGACGACCCAATATCAGAGCACAGCATCGCCCATTCTCCGTGCCCAGCCTACAGTATCATCGACAGCGTATCAAACTCTCGAAACGACGACTCGCCGCCCAGTCGCCCGTCACCCAAAGCCGCAATCGGTCGCAATCACTCCCCGACCCCACGTTGCACAAGTAGCTGCCCAATATGTGTCCCCTAGTAGCACCGAGCGCCCAGCATTAGCGTACACTCGTCCCTCGGCCGTCACTGTATCGCCTAATCTGCGCAGCACAACCGCATCTAGCACATCTCACCTTGACTTTGCCGCCGAGCTCGAGCGTTACGTGAACACCGTCGGCGTAGCCAGCCCTAAGCCCGTTCAACCGTCGTCCCAACCATCGAAAGTAAAATTAGCCGGTCAATCGCCGATCACCGCCTCCGCCGCCGACCCCATCTACCAGTCGGAGCTCGTTTACGATCCCGCTACCGGTCAGTACAATACCCAACTTTATCAAACGCTACCCCAAACCGTGGGTGACTTCACCCTAAGTCACAAACTCCAACCGTTCGTAGCCCAGCCCCAGTCCTACCTTGGACTCCAGCAGCTGCAGCAGCTTCAGCCCCAGCAGCCCCAGCGTCAGTCCCCGCTTTATAAGCAACCGGCAACCCAGTCGGCTCAATCCGCCCCCGCAGCAGCTATCAGCCAACCCCAGGAAGTGCTGTACAGGAAGCAGCAAGCTCAACTGCTGCAGCAGTCACAGCAGCTCTACGCTCAACAACAAAGACgtcagcaacagcagcaacaacaacaacaacagcaacaatcCGCTCAGTCGCATAGGCTTCAGCTGCTCGAGTCTCAGACGCAACCCCAGTCGTTCTACTACGTCGCCCCTGCGAGGTCCTCCAGCGCTGCCAGTGCACCTCTCTCCGTAGGTCAGATCGATCACTATCTTCGGGCCTCTCGTTACTGA